A region of Chitinophaga horti DNA encodes the following proteins:
- a CDS encoding ATP-binding response regulator yields the protein MKLLLVEDEPLLLEEMENYLAEQGYRCEKATDFNDAEIKVNAYTYDAVVLDISLPGGNGLELLELLKARKSDAGVLIVSARDSLTDKISGLAMGADDYITKPFHLEELNARINALLRRKSFNGQNEIVIDDLRIDTVAQVVHIDDKEVNLTRKEYELLLYFIVNKNRVVSKQSIAVHLWGDHYDMADSFDTVYVHTMNLRKKITPQSGHAYIKTVYGMGYKFQALMKLLHRTTRDFIIASVLVLIITGITLYLVLQNQVTTEMREHLALETRLAAEYVKVGKPPGYPFTQITPTTAPANSEPVFGNVVLHDRQQGDYENYYYMDVIREFGGRNYRIRAMTNYIGWDKYMFTISLTFLITAGLLLLSGAMINYFNSRKIWSPFFLNLDSLRQYSVSSPEKLKLYDSPIREFKDLQRSLKELADRSQREYRALREFTENASHELQTPLGIIQSKLDRISQFPVNEEMAIHIEQARTGVERLKKLNRNLLLLAKLDNNAFADRRPVALHDLLEQQYLLMEDLFAAKQINVVMQIGHATLQCNPYLAEVMISNLYSNALRYTPENGTLRITSDHKSLHISNNGAPLDFAPERLFDRFSKGRGNLQSTGLGLAIVQQICLTNGWKVKYDYADERHVFTVKFTA from the coding sequence ATGAAGTTACTGTTAGTCGAAGACGAACCCCTGCTACTGGAAGAGATGGAGAATTACCTGGCCGAACAAGGCTACCGTTGTGAGAAAGCTACTGATTTTAATGATGCCGAAATCAAAGTGAACGCGTACACGTACGACGCGGTAGTACTCGATATTTCCCTGCCCGGCGGCAACGGCCTCGAATTGCTCGAACTGCTGAAAGCCCGTAAAAGTGATGCCGGGGTGTTGATCGTTTCTGCCAGGGATTCGCTTACAGACAAGATTTCAGGACTGGCAATGGGAGCGGATGATTATATCACCAAACCTTTTCACCTGGAAGAACTCAATGCCCGCATCAACGCGCTACTGCGCCGCAAATCGTTTAACGGTCAGAACGAGATCGTGATCGATGACCTGCGCATCGATACGGTGGCGCAAGTGGTGCATATCGACGACAAAGAGGTGAATCTCACCAGGAAAGAATATGAATTGTTACTCTATTTCATCGTGAACAAAAACCGGGTGGTGAGCAAACAATCGATCGCTGTACACCTTTGGGGCGACCATTACGATATGGCCGACAGCTTCGATACGGTATATGTACACACCATGAATCTCCGGAAAAAGATCACGCCGCAAAGCGGTCATGCCTACATCAAAACGGTGTACGGCATGGGCTATAAATTTCAGGCACTGATGAAGCTGCTGCACCGCACCACGCGCGACTTCATCATAGCCTCGGTGCTGGTGCTTATCATTACAGGCATCACGTTATACCTGGTACTGCAAAACCAGGTAACGACGGAAATGCGCGAACACCTTGCGCTGGAAACGAGGCTGGCGGCGGAATATGTAAAGGTTGGCAAACCTCCGGGCTACCCGTTTACACAAATCACGCCGACAACCGCTCCCGCGAACAGTGAGCCCGTTTTTGGCAACGTAGTACTGCACGATCGCCAGCAGGGCGACTATGAAAACTATTACTACATGGATGTGATAAGGGAGTTCGGGGGACGTAACTACCGCATCCGGGCGATGACGAATTACATCGGCTGGGATAAATACATGTTCACGATCTCCCTTACTTTCCTCATCACGGCCGGACTGCTCCTCCTCTCCGGCGCAATGATCAACTATTTTAACAGCCGTAAAATATGGTCGCCCTTCTTCCTCAATCTCGATAGCCTGCGGCAATACTCGGTAAGCTCGCCCGAGAAGCTGAAGTTATACGACTCCCCCATCCGGGAATTTAAGGACCTGCAGCGTTCCCTCAAAGAGCTGGCAGACCGTAGCCAGCGTGAATACCGCGCCCTGCGTGAGTTTACTGAGAACGCTTCGCACGAACTGCAAACGCCACTCGGTATTATCCAGTCTAAACTCGATCGCATCAGCCAGTTTCCTGTAAACGAAGAAATGGCCATACACATTGAACAGGCCCGCACGGGCGTAGAGCGGCTGAAGAAACTGAACCGTAATTTGTTATTATTAGCTAAGCTTGACAATAATGCTTTTGCGGACAGGCGGCCGGTCGCCCTCCATGATCTGCTGGAACAACAGTATCTCCTGATGGAAGACCTGTTCGCCGCCAAACAAATTAACGTCGTGATGCAGATCGGCCATGCCACGTTGCAATGCAACCCTTACCTGGCCGAGGTAATGATATCCAACTTATATTCCAACGCTTTACGATACACGCCAGAAAACGGCACGCTCCGCATCACCTCCGACCATAAAAGTCTGCACATCAGCAACAACGGCGCCCCGCTCGACTTCGCACCCGAGCGACTGTTCGACCGTTTCTCCAAAGGCCGCGGCAATCTGCAAAGCACCGGGCTCGGACTGGCGATCGTACAGCAGATATGCCTGACCAATGGCTGGAAGGTGAAGTATGATTATGCGGATGAGCGGCATGTGTTTACGGTGAAGTTTACGGCATAA
- a CDS encoding FadR/GntR family transcriptional regulator: MIVKKSLADEVAARLQEQISLGQYKPGEKLPIEPELMKAFGVGRSTVREAIRILVNTGLLRVQQGAGTFVDASTGNKEPISQRLRRANAAELDEVRQLVELKIAEKAALHHTPEHLAVMKAALRDRKAAARAGEKEACVDADIAFHVAIAEAAGNQVLADLYKTVSVHLREWFLQTHGDTSSFIETQPLHEQLLKHITDGEAKKAWNTASKIISWH, translated from the coding sequence ATGATCGTAAAGAAGTCACTGGCAGACGAAGTAGCAGCACGTTTACAGGAACAGATCTCGCTTGGGCAGTACAAGCCAGGCGAAAAGCTGCCCATTGAGCCGGAGTTGATGAAAGCCTTTGGGGTGGGGCGCTCCACTGTACGGGAGGCCATCCGCATATTGGTGAATACCGGTTTGCTGCGCGTACAGCAGGGCGCGGGCACCTTTGTAGATGCATCCACCGGAAATAAAGAACCCATTTCCCAGCGCTTACGGCGCGCCAACGCTGCCGAGCTGGATGAGGTACGTCAGCTTGTGGAGTTAAAGATTGCGGAAAAGGCAGCCTTGCATCATACACCGGAACACCTGGCCGTTATGAAAGCCGCCCTGCGCGATCGCAAAGCGGCTGCAAGGGCGGGAGAGAAGGAGGCCTGCGTGGATGCCGATATCGCCTTTCACGTTGCCATCGCCGAAGCGGCCGGGAACCAGGTGCTGGCAGACCTGTATAAAACGGTGTCGGTGCACCTGCGGGAGTGGTTCCTGCAAACGCATGGAGATACATCTTCCTTTATCGAAACACAACCACTGCACGAGCAGTTGTTGAAGCATATTACGGACGGGGAGGCGAAGAAGGCCTGGAACACCGCGTCTAAAATCATTTCTTGGCATTAA
- a CDS encoding MFS transporter: protein MKDTSVSVAAEPAKPVQQTVFSILFSISFAHLVNDMLQSVIPSVYPIFKEKYHLNFTQIGLITLVYQLTASLLQPLVGVYTDRRARPYSLPVGMAFTLTGLIALAFANSFYNILFSVSFIGIGSSIFHPESSRVAHLASGGKKGLAQSIFQLGGNAGSAIGPLLAALLVAPYGQISIAWFSIVALAGILVLSRVSAWYGAHLAEKAARNAPLLVSPFSRGKVIMALSILIVLIFSKYFYMASMSSYYTFFLIDKFHITTQQSQVYLFIFLGAVAAGTFIGGPLGDRFGRKYIIWFSILGAAPFTLLLPYVPLFWTAVLSVVIGVVIASAFSAILVYATELVPGKVGMIAGLFFGLAFGMGGLGSAVLGKLADLTSIAYVFAVCAYLPLIGILTGLLPNIERKYKA, encoded by the coding sequence ATGAAAGATACATCCGTATCTGTGGCTGCGGAGCCAGCAAAGCCGGTGCAGCAGACCGTTTTCTCCATTTTATTCTCTATCAGTTTTGCGCACCTCGTCAACGATATGCTGCAGTCGGTGATCCCTTCTGTATATCCCATCTTTAAAGAGAAATACCATCTAAACTTTACGCAGATCGGGTTGATTACGCTGGTGTACCAGCTGACCGCCTCGTTGCTGCAACCGCTGGTAGGTGTGTATACCGACCGCAGGGCGAGGCCGTATTCTTTACCGGTAGGTATGGCATTTACCCTTACTGGCCTCATCGCGCTGGCGTTTGCCAATAGCTTTTACAACATCCTGTTCTCCGTTAGTTTCATTGGCATCGGCTCATCGATATTTCACCCGGAGTCGTCGCGCGTAGCACACCTGGCATCTGGCGGAAAGAAAGGTCTGGCACAGTCCATCTTCCAGCTGGGCGGTAATGCCGGCAGTGCGATCGGCCCCTTGCTGGCAGCGTTGCTGGTAGCGCCGTACGGACAAATCAGCATTGCCTGGTTCTCGATCGTAGCGTTGGCCGGTATACTCGTGTTATCGCGCGTATCGGCGTGGTACGGCGCTCACCTGGCGGAGAAGGCTGCTCGTAACGCACCATTGCTCGTGTCGCCGTTCTCGCGTGGCAAGGTGATCATGGCGCTGAGCATACTGATTGTGCTGATCTTCTCGAAGTATTTCTACATGGCCAGCATGAGCAGTTATTATACCTTCTTCCTGATCGATAAGTTCCATATCACGACACAGCAATCGCAGGTATACCTCTTTATCTTCCTGGGCGCGGTGGCGGCGGGCACCTTTATTGGCGGGCCGCTCGGTGATCGTTTTGGCAGGAAATACATCATCTGGTTTTCTATCCTGGGCGCTGCCCCGTTCACCCTGTTACTGCCGTACGTTCCCCTGTTCTGGACCGCCGTTTTATCGGTGGTCATCGGCGTGGTGATCGCATCTGCCTTTAGTGCGATACTCGTGTATGCTACCGAGTTAGTGCCAGGTAAAGTAGGAATGATTGCCGGCCTGTTTTTCGGCCTCGCCTTCGGGATGGGCGGCCTGGGCTCGGCGGTGCTGGGTAAGCTGGCTGACCTTACGAGCATTGCTTATGTATTTGCAGTGTGCGCGTACCTGCCGCTTATCGGCATACTTACCGGACTATTACCGAACATAGAACGAAAATACAAAGCATAA